From a single Pleurodeles waltl isolate 20211129_DDA chromosome 10, aPleWal1.hap1.20221129, whole genome shotgun sequence genomic region:
- the TRIL gene encoding TLR4 interactor with leucine rich repeats, whose product MGMEAPWTLRPMVVLCGLVLLLDPADLICPEPCDCQQHQHILCTNRGLRTVPKASSLPSPEDTLTYSLGGNFITNISAFDLPRFSRLQRLDLQYNQIRHIHPKAFQKLGRLEELYLGNNLLSGLVPGALAPLHKLRVLNLNGNELSALGKGSFSSLGSLVKLRLDGNALQGLQEALFSPLGNLLYLHLENNRLRSLGRDAFSGLGRLRLLNLSGNLQGALRHPATFRPLSALDTLVLSANQLQQLGSRVFAALGRLTRLVLSDNRLAALLDDAFEGLGTLRELKLDGNLLTYLPRELLEPLPSLEVLDLSRNLLSSIHPAAFGGLSALRELRLQGNLLTALPGQAFAFNSALHRLDLDDNRWTCDCRLSDLKQWMSATHSQGRLLTVFVQCRHPALLQGKYLDYLEDAQLSEEACLLGGSTDAPQVPADRSGRELAGTRSGVLWVSLPPKRASRKRGGRRKLPPQASTKTSATVSTEHSRQVEPAPTEEVRGSVSEARLPALRHAWRRRQGVHPTAPSILNLLTDVVPSSPNPASALPGPRSLPHAAPGHFSPVVSDPCEFNKHFMFNLTVAAVTSSTASVRWSVREHQSPQTAGPVRFRLLYDRFGQQPPPQNRFPRFFYLPEGAQAVATLRELRGDTPYMVCVESLLGGRACPVAPRDHCAGLVTAPEGARPLDYQLLTLGLLAANALLVLLVLAAWGSRALRRSWARRKGPVPPAVRHMYSTRRPYRSVGTGVSGDFSGFQAHRPRAAMCAINEADLIEFPGPCERFMEGNLRREEAMPRFTD is encoded by the coding sequence ATGGGGATGGAGGCGCCCTGGACCCTGCGGCCAATGGTGGTGCTCTGTGGGCTCGTCCTGCTTCTCGATCCCGCGGATCTGATATGCCCGGAGCCGTgcgactgccagcagcatcagcacaTTTTGTGCACCAACAGGGGGCTCCGGACCGTGCCAAAAGCCAGCAGCCTGCCCAGCCCCGAAGACACCCTCACCTACAGCCTGGGGGGCAACTTCATCACCAACATCAGCGCCTTTGACCTGCCCCGCTTCAGCCGCCTGCAAAGGCTGGACCTGCAGTACAACCAGATCCGCCACATCCACCCTAAGGCTTTCCAAAAGCTAGGCCGCCTGGAGGAGCTGTACCTGGGCAACAACCTGCTGTCAGGCCTGGTCCCTGGTGCCCTGGCGCCCCTGCACAAGCTGCGGGTGCTGAACCTGAACGGCAACGAGCTGAGCGCGCTGGGCAAGGGTTCCTTCTCGAGCCTGGGAAGCCTGGTGAAACTGAGGCTGGACGGCAATGCGCTGCAGGGCCTGCAGGAGGCGCTCTTCTCGCCACTGGGAAACCTACTGTACCTGCACTTGGAGAACAACCGTCTCCGTAGCCTGGGCAGAGACGCTTTCTCGGGCCTGGGCCGACTCCGGCTACTTAACCTCTCAGGCAACCTGCAGGGGGCGCTGCGGCACCCGGCCACCTTTCGCCCGCTGAGCGCCCTAGACACCCTCGTTCTCTCTGCCAACCAGCTGCAGCAGCTGGGGAGCCGGGTGTTCGCAGCTCTAGGCCGGCTCACCCGCCTGGTGCTCAGCGACAATCGCTTGGCAGCGCTGCTGGACGATGCCTTCGAGGGGCTGGGAACCCTGCGAGAGCTGAAGCTGGACGGCAACCTCCTGACCTACCTTCCCAGGGAGCTTTTGGAGCCGCTGCCTAGCCTGGAAGTACTGGATCTGAGCCGCAACCTACTGTCCAGCATACACCCGGCGGCCTTTGGTGGGCTCTCCGCATTGAGGGAGCTGAGGCTGCAGGGCAACTTGCTGACCGCCCTTCCCGGCCAGGCCTTCGCTTTTAACTCTGCTCTGCACCGCCTGGACCTGGACGACAACCGCTGGACCTGTGACTGTCGGCTGAGCGACTTGAAGCAGTGGATGAGCGCCACGCACTCCCAAGGGCGGCTGCTCACCGTCTTCGTGCAGTGCCGCCACCCGGCGCTACTGCAGGGAAAGTACTTGGACTACTTGGAGGACGCTCAGCTCAGTGAGGAGGCTTGCCTGCTGGGTGGCAGCACCGACGCCCCTCAGGTCCCCGCAGATCGCAGCGGCAGGGAACTGGCGGGGACGCGTTCCGGGGTATTGTGGGTATCACTGCCGCCCAAGCGTGCCAGCAGAAAAAGAGGAGGGCGGCGGAAGCTCCCGCCCCAGGCCAGCACCAAGACTAGCGCCACCGTCAGTACAGAGCACAGCCGGCAGGTGGAGCCCGCACCTACAGAGGAGGTCCGAGGATCTGTTTCCGAGGCTCGCCTGCCGGCCCTGAGACATGCATGGCGACGGCGGCAGGGCGTCCATCCCACCGCCCCAAGCATCCTGAACCTGCTTACTGATGTGGTCCCTTCATCACCAAACCCGGCCAGCGCCCTTCCAGGGCCCCGCTCCCTCCCACATGCAGCTCCAGGCCACTTCTCTCCCGTGGTGTCAGACCCCTGCGAGTTCAACAAACACTTTATGTTTAACTTGACAGTGGCTGCGGTGACGAGCAGCACTGCCTCTGTGCGCTGGAGTGTGCGGGAGCACCAGAGCCCTCAGACCGCGGGACCGGTGCGCTTCCGTCTGCTTTATGATCGCTTCGGGCAACAACCACCCCCTCAGAACCGCTTTCCCCGCTTCTTCTACCTGCCCGAAGGCGCACAGGCTGTGGCCACGCTGAGAGAGCTGCGGGGGGACACCCCCTATATGGTGTGCGTGGAGAGCCTTCTTGGGGGACGCGCCTGCCCAGTGGCTCCACGGGACCACTGCGCTGGCCTAGTGACCGCTCCCGAGGGCGCCCGCCCCCTGGACTATCAGCTGCTGACATTGGGCCTGCTAGCGGCCAACGCGCTGCTGGTACTGCTGGTGCTGGCAGCCTGGGGTTCCCGTGCCCTGCGCAGGAGCTGGGCCCGCCGTAAAGGGCCAGTGCCACCGGCCGTGCGCCACATGTACTCCACCCGCAGGCCTTACAGATCAGTGGGCACCGGCGTCTCCGGGGACTTTTCGGGCTTCCAGGCGCACCGGCCTCGCGCAGCCATGTGTGCCATCAACGAGGCGGACCTCATCGAGTTCCCGGGGCCCTGCGAGCGTTTCATGGAGGGAAACCTCCGCAGGGAGGAGGCCATGCCGAGGTTCACCGATTGA